Part of the Eubacterium sp. 1001713B170207_170306_E7 genome, TGGCAAGGACGCCTGGGTAAACCTGGAGCTTCTCGGAGGCTTTGGACGGGACCAGGTGGGCATGAAGCTGTTGAAAAACTATTACAAGGTGGACGGCGTGATGTCGACCGACAGTACCAAGCTCGGCATGGCCAGGCGGTGCGGCTTGGTAACCGTACAGCGTTTCTTCATTGTCGATTCAAGGGGCTTTGACACCAGCCTGAGGATTCTGGAATCCGCTAAGGTCGACGCAGCCGAAGTGCTGCCCGCCGTAGCGGCCCTCGGTTTTATCGACGAGCTGAAACGGATATCCCGGATTCCGCTGTTGGCAGGAGGCTTTATCCAGACCGCTGAGATGATCGAAAAGGTACAGCGTGCCGGTTTCGCAGGCATCACCATCAGCAAAAAGGCTTTCTGGTAAACTTTTAAAAACAAAATAATCATGCATGGATGGTTTTTGGTGAGTCCTGCTTAATAGACACACAGTGCACAGGGGGTGTAAGACTGTGGGTTTATTAAGCAGGATTTTTTTCGTATTATTTTGGGGGACCGGACCTGCAGACAGGCCCGGGAAATTGTGAACCATCGGCTAGAAGCCGAAAATATAGATCCATGAAAGGGGTTAAAAACAATGGGAAAATATTTACTTGGTTTAGACAACGGGGGGACAATGACAAAGGCGGCGCTGTACGACCTGAACGGTAAGGAAATCGCGGTTTCCAGCCGGAAAACAGAAATGTACCAGCCAGCGCCTGGTTTTACCGAAAGAGATTGTGAAGAAATGTGGGCCGCCAATGTGGGCGCTATCCGCGCAGTGCTGGAGCAGTCCAGCATCAGCGGTGAGGAAGTGCTGGGCGTGGCCGCCACTGGCCACGGCAACGGCATGTACCTTATGGGGTATGATGGGAGAGCGTCGTACAACGGCATGATCTCTACCGACTCCAGAGGCAAGCAGTACGCCATCGACTGGATGAAGGACGGCACCTTTGAAAAAATCCTGCCAAAAACCATGCAGTCTGTATGGGCTGGCCAGCCGACCACGCTGCTCCGCTGGTTCATGGACAACCGCCCGGACGTATTGGAAAACACTCAGTGGATTTTCATGTGCAAGGACTATATCCGCTATAAGCTGACCGGAGAAGCCTACGGAGAAATCGCTGATATGTCCGGCTCCAGCCTCATGAACGTCCGCGACGTCTGCTACGACAAAGACCTGTTGGCCGACATGGGCCTCGAGAGCATTTATGACAAGTTGCCGCCGCTCAAGTATTCCGGCGAAATCTGCGGCTATATCACCGAGGACGTGGCAGGGCTGACCGGCCTAAAGGCTGGAACACCAGTGGCCGGCGGCTGTATGGACATCCACGCCTCCGCCATGGCGGTGGGCATCACCGACGAAGAAAAAATGTGTGTGGTGGCAGGGACCTGGAGCATTAACGAGTACATCAGCAAAAAGCCAGTGGTGGATAAGGACCTGTTCATGACCTCAATCTACACCATGCCGGGCTACTGGATGATCCTGGAAGGCAGCCCGACCTCCGCCAGC contains:
- a CDS encoding FGGY-family carbohydrate kinase is translated as MGKYLLGLDNGGTMTKAALYDLNGKEIAVSSRKTEMYQPAPGFTERDCEEMWAANVGAIRAVLEQSSISGEEVLGVAATGHGNGMYLMGYDGRASYNGMISTDSRGKQYAIDWMKDGTFEKILPKTMQSVWAGQPTTLLRWFMDNRPDVLENTQWIFMCKDYIRYKLTGEAYGEIADMSGSSLMNVRDVCYDKDLLADMGLESIYDKLPPLKYSGEICGYITEDVAGLTGLKAGTPVAGGCMDIHASAMAVGITDEEKMCVVAGTWSINEYISKKPVVDKDLFMTSIYTMPGYWMILEGSPTSASNLEWFLAEILKDVNLGDKDIYEYSNQCVDGIGDQDCGVVFLPFLFGSNVNINAKGAFIGLQSWHTRENLLRAVYEGIVFCHKYHIEKLLKFRDQPKMIRMAGGVAKSEIWVQMFADILQVPIEVARSQELGALGSAICAGIATGTFDSFQSASESMVDIMYTAEPNPEKFADYDKKYARYKKVIEALDPIWDEY
- a CDS encoding glycerol-3-phosphate responsive antiterminator, with protein sequence MNKIDFEKFQMIPSIRRLNDLEFALKSARDIVLLTEANIANLQSLVEMVHQNGKDAWVNLELLGGFGRDQVGMKLLKNYYKVDGVMSTDSTKLGMARRCGLVTVQRFFIVDSRGFDTSLRILESAKVDAAEVLPAVAALGFIDELKRISRIPLLAGGFIQTAEMIEKVQRAGFAGITISKKAFW